A genomic window from Sporosarcina sp. Marseille-Q4063 includes:
- a CDS encoding SepM family pheromone-processing serine protease produces the protein MNPKRIGITGILLILIAILFVYPMDIYISKPGGAYDLTPLVDVENGDENDVGTFSLMTISLSKATAASYVYAQFSDQRKILPAKQVRRSGESETEYNVRQKRLMSDSQYNAITVAFDRADIPIDVTFDGVSVMSVLEDSAADGILEAGDKILVVDGVQLKESGQFADIISRKLKDDEVSLSLKRKDDEKNVIVKLKEIPDGDGRVGLGVQFLEDRTLTTEPEVTMHTSNIGGPSAGLMFTLEIMNRLIDEDLTKGYNIAGTGEMLEDGTVGRIGGADFKVIAASRKGVEIFFAPDDEIPKEVLDKNPGLQTNYEEAKAMAKKIGTKMKIVPVKTIDDALDYLEKQEPK, from the coding sequence ATGAATCCGAAAAGAATCGGCATAACTGGAATTTTACTTATATTAATCGCGATACTGTTTGTTTATCCGATGGACATTTACATATCTAAACCGGGCGGGGCATATGACCTGACGCCATTGGTAGACGTAGAAAACGGAGATGAGAATGATGTCGGCACGTTTAGTTTAATGACGATTTCATTATCAAAAGCAACGGCTGCGTCATACGTCTATGCACAGTTTTCAGATCAACGCAAAATTCTACCGGCAAAGCAGGTTCGAAGATCGGGTGAAAGTGAAACAGAATATAATGTGCGCCAAAAGAGGTTAATGTCCGACTCGCAGTATAATGCGATAACAGTTGCTTTTGATAGAGCTGATATCCCAATTGATGTAACCTTTGACGGGGTGTCAGTTATGAGCGTGTTAGAGGATAGCGCAGCTGATGGTATTTTGGAAGCAGGCGACAAAATTCTAGTAGTAGACGGCGTTCAATTAAAAGAATCTGGTCAGTTTGCCGACATTATTTCTCGAAAACTTAAAGATGACGAAGTAAGTCTATCGTTAAAACGAAAAGACGATGAAAAAAATGTAATCGTCAAATTAAAAGAAATACCTGATGGTGATGGACGCGTCGGATTGGGTGTTCAATTTCTAGAAGACCGAACATTAACGACAGAACCTGAAGTAACAATGCACACATCAAATATTGGCGGACCTTCGGCAGGGCTAATGTTTACATTAGAAATAATGAATCGACTAATTGATGAAGATCTCACAAAAGGATACAACATAGCAGGTACTGGAGAAATGTTGGAAGATGGAACGGTCGGAAGAATCGGAGGAGCCGATTTCAAAGTAATTGCCGCATCGCGTAAAGGTGTTGAAATATTCTTCGCTCCGGATGATGAGATTCCCAAAGAAGTGTTAGACAAAAATCCAGGGTTACAAACAAATTACGAGGAAGCAAAAGCCATGGCGAAAAAAATCGGCACAAAAATGAAAATCGTTCCAGTAAAAACGATTGATGATGCGCTCGACTACTTGGAAAAGCAAGAACCGAAATGA
- a CDS encoding xanthine phosphoribosyltransferase translates to MEQLKNKIIQEGKVLSESVLKVDSFLNHQIDPELMQEVGKEFATRFADSNITKILSIESSGIAPAMMAGLYLGVPVIFARKRKSLTLTDHLFTSSVHSYTKNETNDISVSKDFLLADDVVLVIDDFLANGQAVHGLVDIIEQAKAGLAGVGIVIEKGFQPGGAAIREQGIRVESLANIRSLENGKVEFFSEVASK, encoded by the coding sequence GTGGAACAATTAAAGAATAAGATTATACAAGAAGGCAAGGTATTATCCGAATCGGTGTTGAAAGTCGATTCTTTTTTAAATCATCAGATCGATCCCGAATTGATGCAAGAAGTGGGCAAAGAGTTTGCAACACGATTCGCAGATTCGAACATAACTAAAATATTATCAATAGAATCATCGGGTATTGCACCAGCAATGATGGCAGGTTTGTATTTGGGCGTGCCAGTTATTTTCGCTAGAAAAAGAAAATCACTTACATTAACCGATCACTTATTTACATCGAGTGTTCATTCATACACCAAAAATGAAACGAACGATATTTCCGTGTCGAAAGATTTCCTGCTAGCTGATGATGTCGTGCTCGTTATTGATGACTTTTTGGCGAATGGACAAGCTGTTCATGGCCTAGTCGATATTATTGAACAAGCTAAAGCCGGGTTGGCAGGCGTGGGAATTGTCATCGAAAAGGGCTTCCAACCAGGCGGCGCTGCGATACGGGAGCAAGGCATCCGTGTTGAGTCACTTGCCAACATTCGCTCTTTAGAAAATGGTAAAGTCGAATTTTTTAGCGAGGTAGCTTCCAAATGA
- a CDS encoding nucleobase:cation symporter-2 family protein, translating to MKNGTRTAALSIQHVLAMYAGAVIVPLIVGEALGLTSVQLTYLVSIDILMCGVATILQIMNNRFFGIGLPVVLGCTFTAVGPMIAIGGEFGISAIYGAILVSGLFVIVISSFFGSLVRFFPPVVTGSVVTIIGITLIPVAINNVGGGKGASDFGSLTNISLAFGTLLFIIVLFRLSKGFMRAISILLGLLVGSAVAMLMGIVDFAPVAEASVFHMVKPFYFGLPTFEWSAILTMILVAMVSLVESTGVYFALGDICERKLKKNDLAKGYRAEGIAVLLGGLFNAFPYTTFSQNVGLIQMSGVKSRKVIFITGLMLITLGFVPKIAALTTIIPTPVLGGAMIAMFGMVISQGIKMLSKTFTSSQENPMIIACSIGIGLGVTVAPELFANLPKSLQMFTSNGIVAGSLTAIVLNILFNMLPSPKKKQATLAEQKI from the coding sequence ATGAAAAATGGTACTAGAACGGCGGCATTAAGTATCCAACATGTACTCGCGATGTACGCAGGAGCAGTTATTGTTCCTCTGATTGTTGGAGAGGCACTTGGACTAACTTCGGTTCAGCTTACCTATCTTGTTTCTATCGATATATTGATGTGCGGTGTTGCTACAATTTTACAAATCATGAATAACCGTTTCTTCGGGATCGGGCTTCCCGTTGTTTTAGGCTGTACGTTTACAGCAGTCGGCCCGATGATTGCAATTGGCGGAGAATTTGGGATTTCTGCAATTTACGGTGCAATTCTTGTGTCGGGACTATTTGTTATTGTTATCAGTAGTTTTTTTGGAAGTCTGGTTCGTTTTTTTCCACCCGTAGTTACTGGATCAGTCGTGACAATTATTGGAATCACACTAATTCCTGTTGCGATTAATAATGTAGGCGGCGGTAAAGGCGCGAGCGATTTCGGCTCATTGACGAATATTTCACTAGCTTTCGGAACATTGCTTTTTATTATTGTATTGTTTAGATTATCTAAAGGTTTTATGAGAGCAATCTCTATTTTGCTAGGGTTGCTCGTCGGTTCAGCTGTCGCGATGTTAATGGGCATTGTCGATTTTGCACCTGTTGCCGAAGCTTCTGTTTTTCATATGGTGAAGCCATTTTATTTTGGATTGCCTACTTTTGAATGGTCTGCAATCTTAACGATGATTCTTGTGGCAATGGTTTCTTTAGTTGAATCGACTGGCGTTTATTTTGCATTAGGGGATATTTGCGAGCGGAAATTAAAGAAGAATGACCTGGCAAAAGGGTATCGTGCAGAAGGAATCGCTGTATTATTAGGTGGGCTATTTAACGCGTTCCCGTATACGACCTTTTCACAAAACGTCGGGTTAATCCAAATGTCGGGCGTTAAATCAAGAAAGGTTATTTTCATTACGGGTCTAATGCTTATCACGCTGGGTTTTGTACCAAAAATCGCTGCGCTGACAACAATTATTCCAACTCCTGTTTTAGGCGGAGCAATGATTGCGATGTTCGGGATGGTTATTTCTCAAGGGATTAAAATGCTAAGTAAAACCTTTACGTCATCGCAAGAAAATCCGATGATCATTGCTTGTTCCATCGGAATCGGTCTAGGCGTCACAGTAGCACCTGAGTTATTTGCGAACCTTCCAAAAAGCCTTCAAATGTTTACAAGTAACGGAATCGTTGCGGGGAGTTTGACGGCAATTGTGTTGAATATATTATTCAATATGCTCCCGTCACCGAAGAAAAAGCAAGCGACTTTAGCGGAACAGAAAATTTAA
- a CDS encoding nucleotidyltransferase, with protein MTALKATGIIVEYNPFHNGHKFHASQARKTTNADIVIAVMSGNFLQRGEPAFVDKWSRTNMALQNGVDLVFELPYAFATAHAPVFAQGAIQILDAARCQSFCFGSEDGNIEPFNNSLELLTNAEYEYEQTVKESVQEGISYPKALNLAYQQAIQSSASDMTFADLTKPNNILGFHYLQAAQNIQSSMKAATISRIVADYHDDAVEGNSIASATGIRKSFFESNSLDAVQGFYPTETYDALREWQAERQSFGNWDTFYPFLRFTILREGPEKLSQIADVTEGIENLFYRAAETSETFDAFMNKVKSKRYTWTRIQRMLTHIFTGFTYDIRRKIESPSYLRLLGMTQAGRLYLNENKKDLKLPLVSKVAAFTDPSMKMDVHATDMYALGIAKATGQTQIGADYQHAPIFIRD; from the coding sequence GTGACAGCTTTGAAAGCAACTGGAATTATTGTTGAATATAATCCGTTCCATAATGGACATAAATTTCACGCTTCGCAAGCACGAAAGACGACAAATGCAGACATTGTAATCGCCGTCATGAGCGGGAATTTCTTGCAGCGAGGAGAACCAGCTTTTGTCGATAAATGGTCTCGCACGAATATGGCGCTTCAAAACGGCGTCGATCTTGTATTTGAACTTCCTTATGCATTCGCAACTGCACATGCCCCTGTATTTGCACAAGGAGCCATTCAGATTCTGGATGCCGCACGCTGTCAATCCTTTTGTTTTGGAAGTGAAGACGGCAATATAGAACCTTTTAACAATAGTTTGGAGCTATTAACCAATGCAGAATATGAATATGAACAAACTGTTAAAGAATCTGTACAGGAAGGGATTAGTTATCCCAAAGCACTTAATTTGGCATATCAACAAGCCATTCAATCATCCGCTTCAGATATGACTTTTGCTGATTTAACGAAGCCGAATAATATTTTGGGTTTTCATTATTTACAAGCGGCCCAGAACATCCAATCGTCTATGAAAGCTGCGACCATATCCCGTATTGTTGCAGACTATCATGATGATGCAGTCGAAGGGAATTCTATCGCAAGCGCTACTGGAATTCGTAAATCTTTTTTCGAATCAAATTCGCTTGACGCTGTACAAGGATTTTATCCAACGGAAACTTATGATGCATTACGCGAATGGCAAGCCGAACGCCAATCATTTGGGAACTGGGATACATTCTATCCTTTTTTAAGATTTACCATCCTTCGGGAAGGACCCGAAAAACTGAGTCAAATCGCTGACGTGACAGAAGGCATTGAAAACTTATTTTATCGCGCTGCCGAAACAAGCGAGACATTTGATGCGTTTATGAATAAAGTCAAATCGAAGCGGTATACATGGACCAGAATTCAACGCATGCTCACCCATATTTTCACCGGATTTACGTATGATATACGCCGTAAAATCGAATCGCCTTCTTATTTACGTTTGTTAGGCATGACGCAAGCTGGAAGACTTTATTTGAATGAAAATAAAAAGGACTTAAAACTCCCGCTTGTCAGTAAAGTAGCCGCCTTCACGGATCCATCTATGAAAATGGATGTTCATGCAACAGATATGTATGCACTTGGGATTGCCAAGGCAACTGGGCAGACCCAAATTGGCGCTGATTATCAGCATGCGCCAATTTTTATACGTGATTGA
- a CDS encoding DUF177 domain-containing protein, giving the protein MKWSINQLQRYRQGDMPFDETVNLDSVKKRNPEIRDIKPIHVTGSCTIGSSNLACRFRLEGTLILPCARTWEDVAFPFLIESTERFSWDETELAADDEIHQVSGDFVDLTPVFEELVLLEVPLQVYSDDAEDMKTAEGKGWSYATDEEYNARLQKERETKVDPRLAGLANLFEKKDE; this is encoded by the coding sequence ATGAAATGGTCCATCAATCAATTGCAGAGATACAGGCAAGGGGACATGCCGTTTGACGAAACGGTTAACCTTGATTCCGTTAAAAAACGGAACCCGGAAATCCGGGATATCAAGCCTATCCATGTAACCGGAAGTTGTACAATTGGCTCGAGTAATCTCGCGTGCCGATTCCGGCTTGAAGGAACGCTGATACTGCCTTGTGCCCGAACGTGGGAAGATGTCGCTTTTCCATTTTTAATTGAATCGACTGAACGATTCAGTTGGGATGAAACGGAACTAGCGGCCGATGATGAAATTCATCAAGTCAGCGGAGACTTTGTTGACTTAACTCCAGTCTTTGAGGAGCTCGTCCTCCTTGAGGTGCCCCTTCAAGTTTACAGCGATGATGCTGAAGATATGAAGACGGCTGAAGGTAAAGGTTGGTCATATGCGACCGACGAGGAGTACAATGCTCGGCTCCAAAAAGAACGTGAAACAAAAGTGGATCCGAGGCTTGCCGGATTGGCAAACTTATTTGAGAAGAAAGACGAATAA
- the rpmF gene encoding 50S ribosomal protein L32: MAVPKRRTSKTVTKKRRTHFKLQVPGMATCDNCGEQKLAHRICKSCGHYKGKEIVGE; encoded by the coding sequence ATGGCTGTACCAAAAAGAAGAACATCTAAAACTGTAACAAAAAAACGTCGTACACATTTTAAACTACAAGTACCAGGAATGGCTACATGTGATAACTGTGGCGAACAAAAGCTAGCACACCGCATTTGTAAATCATGCGGTCACTACAAAGGAAAAGAAATCGTAGGCGAATAA
- a CDS encoding enoyl-CoA hydratase/isomerase family protein: MAFKITIEANIATFMIDRPKMRNAINTEVVDGLESFLEKIENNSDISFVVITGAGDRAFCSGGDLVEYQDLQTADDSFPMLSRMAGLLHRVATLPMPVIALVNGTAVGGGCELATACDYRVVSEKAKAGFIQGTLAITTGWGGATLLFEKFGKHDQVFRLLSEAEVHSAQEMLEIGWATELYSGTAEEGLEMFLEKMLKIHPSVHRAYKTIAIRKWTADFIKDRMVGEAQHCSILWESEAHHDAVKRFLQ, encoded by the coding sequence TTGGCATTCAAAATTACAATCGAAGCAAACATTGCGACATTCATGATTGATCGACCTAAAATGAGAAATGCTATAAATACAGAAGTAGTCGATGGGCTTGAATCATTTTTAGAGAAGATCGAAAATAATTCAGACATCTCATTCGTTGTCATCACGGGGGCGGGCGACCGTGCGTTTTGTTCAGGAGGAGATTTGGTTGAATACCAGGACCTTCAAACTGCAGACGATTCGTTTCCGATGCTCAGCCGAATGGCAGGCCTCTTGCATCGAGTCGCGACGCTTCCGATGCCTGTGATTGCTCTGGTGAACGGAACCGCTGTCGGCGGCGGCTGCGAGCTTGCAACAGCATGCGATTACCGTGTTGTTTCAGAAAAAGCAAAAGCGGGTTTCATACAGGGAACACTCGCGATCACAACCGGTTGGGGCGGCGCTACATTATTATTCGAGAAATTCGGCAAGCATGACCAAGTATTCCGTTTATTATCCGAAGCAGAAGTTCATAGCGCACAAGAAATGTTAGAGATTGGATGGGCGACTGAATTGTATAGCGGGACTGCAGAAGAGGGACTGGAAATGTTTCTAGAGAAGATGTTGAAAATACATCCATCGGTCCACAGAGCCTATAAAACCATCGCGATCCGTAAATGGACTGCGGATTTTATCAAAGACCGAATGGTGGGAGAAGCTCAGCATTGCTCAATTCTTTGGGAAAGCGAAGCACATCATGATGCAGTCAAACGCTTTTTGCAATGA
- a CDS encoding acetyl/propionyl/methylcrotonyl-CoA carboxylase subunit alpha gives MKKILIANRGEIASRMIHTCKRLGIETIAIHSEADENMPFVKEADAAFLIGPPPVQQSYLKGEEILEIAIREGADGIHPGYGLLSENADFASQVTEAGLKFIGPDALTISEMGDKVGSRSTMKAASVPVVPGTDDGVDSLEEALSVAKTIGYPIMLKASAGGGGVGMVRCESEQALSQQFDSVKSRAKMYFGNDLVFIEKYITNARHIEVQIFGDNAGNIVHLFERNCSVQRRNQKVIEESPSPNLSDETRSRLYQAAVDAAKAVNYKNAGTVEFIVDENDEIYFLEMNTRLQVEHPVTEEVTGYDLVEWQIEVARGNELPVKNQDHIQLNGHALEFRVYAEDPKTFMPSPGTITKLNLKSALDGIRIDNGYAENGKVTPFYDPLISKVIVHGKNRDEAIEKSKTYFKQVEIEGLKTNISLFTEVLNEESFKAGTYTTAILTDWSKK, from the coding sequence ATGAAAAAGATACTGATTGCAAATCGTGGGGAAATTGCAAGTAGGATGATACATACGTGCAAACGTCTTGGCATTGAAACAATTGCGATTCATTCTGAAGCTGACGAAAATATGCCGTTTGTAAAAGAAGCGGATGCAGCGTTTTTAATCGGGCCACCGCCGGTACAGCAGTCATACTTAAAAGGGGAAGAAATTTTAGAAATTGCGATTCGCGAAGGGGCGGATGGCATTCATCCAGGGTATGGGTTGCTGTCTGAAAACGCCGATTTTGCATCTCAAGTGACAGAAGCAGGTTTGAAATTTATTGGACCGGACGCTTTGACGATTTCTGAGATGGGGGACAAAGTCGGCTCGAGGTCTACGATGAAGGCCGCATCCGTTCCAGTTGTACCTGGGACTGACGACGGCGTGGATTCACTAGAAGAAGCACTTAGTGTCGCAAAAACAATCGGATATCCGATTATGTTGAAGGCGAGTGCAGGTGGCGGCGGGGTCGGTATGGTGCGTTGTGAAAGTGAGCAAGCGCTCAGTCAACAGTTCGATTCGGTGAAAAGTCGCGCAAAAATGTATTTTGGTAATGATCTCGTTTTCATTGAAAAGTATATTACAAATGCCAGACATATTGAAGTCCAAATTTTCGGAGACAATGCTGGAAATATAGTTCATTTATTTGAACGAAATTGTTCCGTGCAACGGCGCAATCAAAAAGTGATTGAAGAATCGCCGTCTCCGAATTTATCGGATGAAACGAGAAGTCGGCTTTATCAGGCAGCGGTGGATGCAGCAAAAGCAGTGAATTATAAAAACGCGGGGACAGTAGAATTTATCGTCGATGAAAATGATGAAATTTACTTCCTTGAAATGAACACAAGACTTCAAGTTGAGCACCCTGTAACAGAAGAAGTTACTGGATACGATTTGGTCGAGTGGCAAATAGAAGTTGCTCGCGGCAATGAACTTCCAGTTAAAAATCAAGATCACATTCAACTTAATGGACATGCACTGGAATTTCGCGTTTATGCGGAAGATCCGAAAACATTCATGCCGTCTCCGGGAACAATCACGAAACTGAATCTCAAAAGCGCTTTGGACGGCATTCGAATCGATAACGGCTACGCAGAAAACGGGAAAGTCACGCCGTTTTATGATCCATTAATTTCAAAAGTGATTGTCCATGGAAAAAACCGTGACGAAGCAATTGAAAAATCGAAAACTTATTTTAAACAAGTTGAAATTGAAGGTTTAAAAACGAATATATCGTTATTTACAGAAGTGTTGAATGAGGAGTCGTTCAAGGCGGGTACTTATACGACGGCGATTCTCACTGACTGGTCGAAAAAATAA
- a CDS encoding biotin/lipoyl-containing protein has translation MTQLKSSMAGTVFTVNVAVGEEVAAGQVVIVLESMKMEIPVEAETAGKVTAINVNVGDFVNENDVLVTLGE, from the coding sequence ATGACACAATTAAAATCATCAATGGCGGGAACAGTATTCACAGTAAATGTAGCAGTAGGAGAAGAAGTAGCGGCGGGCCAAGTCGTGATTGTTCTCGAATCAATGAAAATGGAAATTCCGGTTGAAGCAGAAACAGCAGGAAAAGTAACAGCTATAAATGTCAATGTTGGCGACTTTGTTAATGAAAACGATGTTCTTGTTACTTTAGGGGAGTAA
- a CDS encoding acyl-CoA carboxylase subunit beta — MVEKVEYNKNLDSKLKEIFAGGHPKYHERLKEQKKMFARDRLALLFDNGEYTEDGRFANYEAGDLPADGVVTAMGKVNGQTVCVMANDSTVKAGSWGAKTVEKIIRIQEIAEKNRVPMLYLVDSAGARITDQLEMFPNRRGAGKIFHNQVRLSGFIPQICILFGPSAAGGAYIPAFCDLLVMVEGNASMYLGSPRMAEKVIGEKVTLEQMGGARMHCSISGCGDVLAANEEEAIAEARRYLEYFPANYTEKPAIKDTIEAKAGRTLEAIIPENQNAPFDMYEAIDALIDEGSFFDVKKLFAPEIITGLARIEGQPVGIIANQPKVKGGVLFVDSADKATKFINLCDAFSIPLLFLADVPGFMIGTSVERAGIIRHGAKLIMAMSSATVPKISVIVRKAYGAGLYAMAGPAFEPDVCIALPTAQIAVMGPEAAVNAVYSNKIESIEDPKEKLAFVQEKHREYQEEIDIYKMASEMIIDDIIEPSDLRSVLADRFKLYSTKEIAQAPRKHPVYPV, encoded by the coding sequence ATGGTAGAAAAAGTGGAATATAATAAAAATCTTGATTCGAAACTGAAAGAAATCTTTGCGGGCGGTCATCCGAAATATCACGAACGACTAAAAGAGCAAAAAAAAATGTTTGCGAGAGATCGTTTGGCACTGCTTTTTGATAACGGGGAATACACGGAAGATGGACGTTTCGCAAATTATGAAGCGGGAGACCTTCCAGCAGACGGTGTCGTTACGGCTATGGGGAAAGTTAACGGGCAAACTGTTTGCGTGATGGCAAATGATTCGACAGTTAAAGCTGGTTCTTGGGGTGCTAAAACTGTTGAAAAAATCATTCGGATTCAAGAAATTGCGGAAAAAAATCGTGTACCGATGCTATATCTCGTCGATTCAGCAGGTGCGCGGATCACGGATCAACTTGAAATGTTCCCGAATCGACGCGGCGCGGGGAAGATATTCCATAATCAAGTAAGATTATCTGGTTTCATTCCACAGATTTGTATTTTGTTTGGTCCATCGGCGGCGGGCGGAGCATATATCCCGGCATTTTGTGATCTGCTTGTCATGGTGGAAGGAAATGCATCGATGTATCTTGGCTCACCGCGCATGGCGGAAAAGGTTATCGGTGAAAAAGTGACACTTGAGCAAATGGGCGGCGCTCGCATGCATTGCTCGATTAGCGGGTGCGGAGATGTATTAGCTGCAAATGAAGAAGAAGCAATTGCAGAAGCGCGTCGTTACCTTGAGTACTTCCCGGCAAATTACACAGAAAAACCTGCAATTAAAGATACGATTGAAGCGAAAGCCGGGCGTACATTAGAAGCGATCATTCCAGAAAACCAAAACGCGCCGTTCGATATGTATGAAGCAATCGATGCATTAATCGATGAAGGCAGTTTCTTCGATGTGAAAAAGCTGTTCGCACCGGAAATTATTACGGGGTTGGCAAGAATCGAAGGGCAGCCCGTAGGAATTATTGCAAATCAGCCTAAAGTAAAAGGCGGCGTATTGTTCGTCGATTCGGCGGATAAAGCAACGAAATTCATCAATTTATGCGACGCGTTTTCAATTCCATTGTTATTCCTGGCTGATGTACCGGGATTCATGATTGGAACTAGCGTGGAACGCGCAGGCATTATTCGCCATGGTGCAAAACTGATTATGGCGATGAGTTCTGCTACAGTTCCGAAAATATCAGTGATCGTTCGAAAAGCTTACGGCGCAGGTTTGTACGCCATGGCGGGTCCGGCATTTGAACCGGATGTTTGTATCGCGCTTCCAACCGCGCAAATCGCGGTGATGGGTCCGGAGGCTGCTGTTAACGCAGTCTACTCAAACAAAATTGAGTCCATTGAAGATCCGAAAGAAAAACTTGCCTTTGTTCAAGAGAAGCACAGGGAATATCAAGAAGAAATTGATATTTATAAAATGGCCTCGGAAATGATTATCGACGATATCATCGAGCCGTCGGACTTAAGAAGTGTCCTTGCTGATCGATTCAAATTGTATAGCACGAAAGAAATTGCACAAGCACCGAGAAAACATCCGGTATATCCTGTATAA
- a CDS encoding ketopantoate reductase family protein, whose amino-acid sequence MDVVIVGGGSVGLLLGSYLSESGLKVTMVVRREEQSSELNKKGIRRVNEDGSESVFRVYATTAFPMDNQDSVWIIAVKYIDLQQLLIQLDRLEIKNPMLFIQNGLDHYSLANDTSLPHLAFATVEHGARRLNDNTVQHNGVGLVTIGAGRGDSTVFDIIENAHSGNFPVKRHADAEFVLMRKVLINCMINPLTAILEVENGELLTNPSCHELFVSLYDELINAFPEMEPHLSLEAVSAVCQKTAHNKSSMLSDRLAGRPMEIKTIITAVIEKAHALHKSVPLLAMLEKMLYAIESKGEKL is encoded by the coding sequence ATGGATGTCGTAATTGTCGGGGGTGGGTCGGTCGGATTACTACTTGGCTCATATTTATCGGAATCTGGCCTAAAGGTCACAATGGTCGTTCGAAGGGAAGAACAATCAAGCGAACTTAATAAGAAGGGAATTCGAAGAGTGAATGAAGATGGTTCTGAATCTGTATTCCGTGTTTATGCGACGACTGCTTTTCCAATGGATAATCAAGATAGTGTCTGGATAATCGCCGTGAAATATATTGATCTACAGCAATTATTAATCCAACTGGATCGTTTAGAAATCAAAAATCCCATGTTATTCATTCAAAATGGACTCGACCATTACAGCTTGGCGAACGACACATCGCTTCCGCATCTTGCATTTGCAACTGTTGAGCATGGAGCACGCAGGCTTAACGACAATACTGTGCAACATAACGGAGTAGGTCTCGTGACAATTGGAGCGGGGAGAGGTGATTCAACTGTTTTCGATATAATTGAAAACGCGCATTCAGGGAACTTTCCAGTAAAGAGGCATGCGGATGCAGAATTTGTATTGATGAGAAAAGTTTTGATTAATTGCATGATTAATCCATTAACCGCGATACTTGAAGTGGAAAACGGCGAACTGCTGACAAATCCATCATGTCATGAACTTTTTGTATCTTTATATGACGAACTTATCAATGCATTTCCGGAGATGGAACCCCATCTTTCGCTGGAAGCAGTGTCAGCCGTCTGCCAAAAAACTGCACATAATAAATCATCAATGTTGTCTGACCGGCTAGCGGGTCGCCCGATGGAAATAAAAACAATCATCACAGCGGTAATTGAAAAGGCTCATGCATTACATAAAAGCGTTCCCCTTCTAGCCATGTTAGAAAAAATGCTTTATGCAATTGAAAGCAAGGGAGAAAAACTATGA
- a CDS encoding DUF3397 family protein: MTATILSVLFGVLIFCPYIITILILMIYRRLGTAPASVLGQAADLTTPFLFLSVYIISRTIYGDLVGVYIAITSIIIIIIYSIVEKMNVKEFLIKRFFRKVWRLFFLLLSSSYVILLLIGLVLKIMEYTL; encoded by the coding sequence ATGACGGCTACCATTTTATCAGTACTGTTTGGTGTTCTCATATTTTGTCCCTATATCATCACGATTCTAATCCTTATGATCTACAGACGATTAGGTACGGCGCCGGCATCTGTACTAGGCCAAGCAGCTGATTTAACTACGCCATTTCTATTTCTCTCGGTATATATTATTTCACGAACGATTTACGGAGATTTAGTTGGCGTTTACATAGCAATCACCTCGATTATCATTATTATCATCTATTCAATTGTCGAAAAGATGAACGTTAAAGAATTTCTGATCAAACGTTTTTTCCGAAAGGTTTGGCGATTATTTTTCCTTTTATTATCTTCTTCGTATGTTATTTTGCTACTTATCGGCCTGGTACTAAAAATTATGGAATATACGCTATAA